A single genomic interval of Malania oleifera isolate guangnan ecotype guangnan chromosome 13, ASM2987363v1, whole genome shotgun sequence harbors:
- the LOC131146687 gene encoding protein trichome birefringence-like 18 → MTSTSPRGHASMVGFLRSINSIVVTVIALALFLIFASLLSVPSPVGSAIRSYFYGADPSPRLEVSILEGNQAQIIGDGVNGSKNLDSLVPSGSQNTIKTSSDQNKIDDDLQKAALPIPLVNQGTTDPGRTNKEDAIDENLHSESGETKKSSSLQREEMPVSSSGPTVVSEAKEMVGVHVPVPSPSSSLKSDVVIMQSSATSNAAKELVPSSSSTPNEAGKGGSVNSGCDLYHGRWFHDSSGPLYTNNTCPIVTQMQNCQGNGRPDQDYENWRWKPSQCDLPRFDAKKFLELMRGKTLAFIGDSVARNQMESMLCILWQVEAPKNRGSRKMQRWFFKSTSTSIVRIWSSWLVHQTSGQLDYAPEGVVKLHLDAPDMNFMEFIPRFDVIVLSSGHWFAKQSVYVLNNEIVGGQLWWPDKSRQMKINNIEAFGISVETILTAIASHPNYTGLTIVRSFSPDHYEGGAWNTGGSCTGKVKPALDGELVENGFTNIMHEKQVMGFNEAMKKVRDKSKLKLMDITEAFSYRHDGHPGPYRSPDPNKITKRSPDGKPPPQDCLHWCMPGPVDTWNELVLEVIRREFEGRQSSAS, encoded by the exons ATGACCTCAACTTCACCTAGAGGGCATGCCTCAATGGTTGGCTTTCTACGGAGCATCAACTCCATTGTGGTCACAGTAATAGCACTAGCATTGTTTTTGATTTTTGCTTCATTGCTTTCGGTTCCTTCCCCAGTTGGGTCTGCAATTCGTAGTTATTTTTATGGCGCGGATCCTTCGCCAAGACTGGAAGTCTCAATTCTTGAGGGGAATCAAGCTCAAATTATTGGTGATGGTGTTAATGGCTCAAAAAATTTGGACTCATTGGTGCCGAGTGGTAGTCAGAATACAATTAAAACTAGCTCTGATCAAAATAAAATTGATGATGACTTGCAAAAAGCTGCTTTGCCCATTCCACTGGTCAATCAAGGTACAACTGATCCAGGCCGAACCAACAAGGAAGATGCAATTGATGAGAATCTGCATTCTGAGTCTGGAGAAACTAAGAAGTCATCTAGTTTACAGCGGGAGGAAATGCCTGTGAGTTCTTCTGGTCCTACAGTTGTTTcagaggcaaaggagatggtggGTGTGCATGTGCCTGTACCCTCTCCGTCTTCTAGTTTAAAAAGTGATGTCGTGATCATGCAAAGTTCTGCTACATCCAATGCTGCAAAAG AGCTTGTGCCATCTTCATCTTCAACACCAAATGAAGCAGGGAAGGGTGGCTCAGTTAATTCAG GCTGCGATCTGTATCATGGACGCTGGTTTCATGACTCTTCTGGACCATTATACACGAACAACACATGTCCTATTGTCACGCAGATGCAGAACTGCCAGGGGAATGGGAGGCCAGACCAGGATTATGAAAACTGGCGATGGAAACCTTCTCAGTGTGACCTCCCACGATTTGATGCCAAAAAATTCTTAGAGTTGATGAGAGGGAAGACACTGGCATTCATTGGTGATTCAGTTGCTCGGAACCAGATGGAATCAATGCTGTGCATTTTATGGCAG GTAGAAGCTCCCAAGAATCGGGGGAGTCGAAAAATGCAGCGGTGGTTCTTCAAGTCAACATCTACCTCTATTGTCCGGATATGGTCTTCATGGCTTGTCCACCAAACATCTGGACAGTTAGATTATGCTCCTGAGGGTGTTGTCAAGCTCCACCTAGATGCACCTGACATGAACTTCATGGAATTCATCCCAAGGTTTGACGTGATTGTCCTTTCTTCTGGACATTGGTTTGCTAAGCAATCAGTCTATGTCTTGAACAATGAGATTGTAGGAGGGCAACTGTGGTGGCCAGACAAGTCTCGCCAGATGAAGATTAACAACATTGAAGCATTTGGTATATCTGTTGAAACAATTCTCACTGCCATTGCTTCTCATCCTAATTACACCGGCCTGACCATTGTCCGTTCCTTTTCACCTGATCATTATGAGGGTGGGGCCTGGAACACAGGTGGATCATGCACTGGAAAGGTAAAGCCTGCCTTGGAtggtgaattggtggaaaatggCTTTACTAATATAATGCATGAGAAGCAGGTGATGGGTTTCAACGAGGCGATGAAGAAGGTGAGGGACAAATCAAAATTGAAGTTGATGGATATCACTGAAGCTTTTTCATACCGCCATGATGGACATCCAGGCCCATACCGGAGTCCTGACCCAAATAAGATCACCAAGCGAAGCCCAGATGGGAAGCCCCCGCCCCAGGATTGCTTGCATTGGTGCATGCCCGGTCCTGTTGATACTTGGAATGAGCTTGTGCTTGAGGTCATTAGGAGAGAATTTGAAGGCCGTCAAAGCTCTGCTTCTTGA